A part of Gramella sp. MAR_2010_147 genomic DNA contains:
- a CDS encoding SAM-dependent chlorinase/fluorinase, translating to MAIITLTTDFGEKDYFAGAVKGAIYSELSDVRIVDISHSVSPFHISEAAYIIKNAYKSFPKGSIHIIGIDSELTPENKHLAVKLDDHYFICANNGILSLLASEIMPEKIVEINIHDKIQTNFPVLDVFVKVACHISRGGTLEVIGKSVSDIKHLKQFEPLINSEKDQILGHVIYVDNYGNVITNISRKLFESVGKGRDFKISARNVNFNTIYETYSHAINFDVEKENRKEEDGKKLAVFNSAGYIELAIYKSNPSTVGSAASLFGLEYLDTITVNFE from the coding sequence ATGGCAATCATCACTTTAACGACCGATTTTGGGGAGAAAGATTATTTCGCTGGTGCGGTTAAAGGAGCAATTTATAGTGAACTAAGTGATGTTAGAATTGTTGATATTTCACATTCGGTTTCGCCGTTTCACATTAGTGAAGCCGCATATATTATAAAGAATGCCTACAAAAGTTTCCCGAAAGGCAGCATTCATATTATCGGAATAGATTCTGAGCTTACTCCTGAAAACAAGCATCTGGCAGTAAAACTGGATGATCATTATTTTATCTGTGCCAATAACGGGATCCTTTCTTTGTTAGCTTCGGAAATCATGCCGGAAAAGATCGTAGAAATCAATATTCATGATAAAATTCAAACCAATTTTCCCGTCCTGGATGTATTCGTAAAAGTTGCCTGCCATATTTCCCGTGGTGGTACGCTGGAAGTAATAGGTAAAAGCGTTAGCGACATCAAACATCTTAAACAGTTTGAACCACTTATTAATTCTGAGAAAGATCAGATTCTGGGTCATGTTATTTATGTTGATAACTATGGAAATGTGATCACCAATATTTCCAGAAAATTATTTGAAAGTGTTGGAAAGGGTCGGGATTTTAAAATTAGTGCCAGAAACGTCAATTTCAATACGATCTACGAAACTTATAGCCATGCCATTAATTTTGATGTGGAAAAAGAAAACCGAAAGGAAGAAGATGGTAAGAAACTGGCCGTATTTAATTCGGCTGGCTATATTGAACTGGCCATTTATAAAAGTAATCCAAGCACTGTCGGCAGTGCCGCAAGTTTATTCGGACTTGAATATTTAGATACGATAACAGTAAATTTTGAATAG
- a CDS encoding PhoH family protein, producing MNELLIELSEISPREFFGQQNEHIELLKKYFPKLKIVARGSKIKVFGDEEMLEEFDKRFSMLMDHFGKYNKLDENTIERVLTSESEEDYASSKESGETIVHGISGKVIKAQTVNQRKLVELSRKNDLVFAIGPAGTGKTYTGVALAVKALKEKQVKRIILTRPAVEAGENLGFLPGDLKEKLDPYMQPLYDALRDMIPHEKLEVFIEKGVIQIAPLAFMRGRTLDHAFVILDEAQNTTHAQMKMFLTRMGKSAKFMITGDPGQIDLPRRTISGLKEALLVLKDVKGVGMVYLDDKDVIRHRLVKKIIAAYKTIEHND from the coding sequence TTGAACGAACTTCTTATTGAACTTTCAGAAATTAGCCCTCGAGAATTTTTCGGGCAACAAAATGAACACATAGAATTATTAAAAAAGTATTTTCCAAAATTAAAGATTGTCGCCAGGGGCAGTAAAATAAAAGTTTTTGGAGATGAAGAAATGCTGGAAGAATTCGACAAGCGTTTTTCCATGCTTATGGATCATTTCGGGAAATATAATAAGCTGGACGAGAATACCATTGAAAGGGTTTTAACCAGTGAGAGTGAAGAGGATTATGCAAGTTCAAAAGAAAGTGGTGAAACTATAGTTCATGGGATAAGCGGGAAGGTGATTAAAGCCCAAACCGTTAATCAGCGTAAACTGGTGGAACTTTCGAGAAAGAATGATCTTGTTTTCGCAATCGGGCCAGCCGGTACCGGTAAAACTTATACAGGAGTTGCTTTGGCAGTTAAAGCCTTGAAAGAAAAGCAGGTAAAAAGGATCATTTTAACCAGACCAGCGGTAGAAGCTGGAGAAAACCTGGGTTTTTTACCGGGTGATCTTAAAGAAAAACTGGATCCTTATATGCAACCTCTATATGATGCATTAAGAGATATGATTCCGCACGAGAAACTGGAGGTTTTTATTGAAAAGGGAGTGATTCAAATTGCGCCCTTAGCATTTATGCGTGGACGTACCCTGGATCATGCTTTTGTTATTCTTGATGAAGCTCAGAACACTACCCATGCACAAATGAAAATGTTCTTAACCCGTATGGGTAAGAGCGCAAAGTTTATGATCACTGGAGACCCGGGACAGATAGATTTACCAAGAAGAACAATTTCAGGATTAAAAGAAGCGCTCCTCGTACTCAAAGATGTAAAAGGAGTGGGAATGGTTTACCTCGATGATAAAGATGTAATTCGTCACAGATTGGTGAAGAAGATCATTGCTGCCTACAAAACAATAGAACATAACGATTAA